One window from the genome of Vidua chalybeata isolate OUT-0048 chromosome 3, bVidCha1 merged haplotype, whole genome shotgun sequence encodes:
- the MCFD2 gene encoding multiple coagulation factor deficiency protein 2 isoform X1, with protein sequence MVSREWCPARGQPGARGTAESRPREITMAQRMCRTHLLFCFALAAFFISALAEEHAGESQHPNIRLDKNLVQDKEHIMEHLEGVIEKPESEMSPQELQLHYFKMHDYDGNNLLDGLELATAISHVHKEEGGEHTQAMKEEELISLIDDVLRDDDKNNDGFIDYAEFAKSLE encoded by the exons ATGGTGTCCCGGGAATGGTGTCCAGCCCGCGGCCAGCCCGGAGCCCGCGGCACGGCGGAGAGCCGCCCGAGG gAGATCACAATGGCCCAAAGGATGTGTAGAACACATTTGCtattctgctttgctttggctGCATTCTTCATCTCTGCCCTAGCTGAGGAACATGCAGGAGAGAGTCAACATCCAAATATTCGTCTTGATAAGAATTTGGTACAAGATAAAGA acACATCATGGAACACCTGGAAGGTGTTATCGAGAAACCAGAGTCTGAGATGTCTCCACAAGAGTTGCAGCTCCATTACTTCAAAATGCATGATTATGATGGCAATAATTTGCTAGATGGGTTAGAACTTGCTACTGCTATCTCACATGTCCACAAAGAG gAAGGTGGTGAGCATACCCAAGCAATGAAGGAAGAAGAGCTGATTAGTCTAATAGATGATGTCTTGAGGGATGATGACAAGAACAATGACGGATTCATTGACTATGCAGAATTTGCAAAATCACTGGAATAA
- the MCFD2 gene encoding multiple coagulation factor deficiency protein 2 isoform X2, whose protein sequence is MAQRMCRTHLLFCFALAAFFISALAEEHAGESQHPNIRLDKNLVQDKEHIMEHLEGVIEKPESEMSPQELQLHYFKMHDYDGNNLLDGLELATAISHVHKEEGGEHTQAMKEEELISLIDDVLRDDDKNNDGFIDYAEFAKSLE, encoded by the exons ATGGCCCAAAGGATGTGTAGAACACATTTGCtattctgctttgctttggctGCATTCTTCATCTCTGCCCTAGCTGAGGAACATGCAGGAGAGAGTCAACATCCAAATATTCGTCTTGATAAGAATTTGGTACAAGATAAAGA acACATCATGGAACACCTGGAAGGTGTTATCGAGAAACCAGAGTCTGAGATGTCTCCACAAGAGTTGCAGCTCCATTACTTCAAAATGCATGATTATGATGGCAATAATTTGCTAGATGGGTTAGAACTTGCTACTGCTATCTCACATGTCCACAAAGAG gAAGGTGGTGAGCATACCCAAGCAATGAAGGAAGAAGAGCTGATTAGTCTAATAGATGATGTCTTGAGGGATGATGACAAGAACAATGACGGATTCATTGACTATGCAGAATTTGCAAAATCACTGGAATAA
- the MCFD2 gene encoding multiple coagulation factor deficiency protein 2 isoform X3, with amino-acid sequence MEHLEGVIEKPESEMSPQELQLHYFKMHDYDGNNLLDGLELATAISHVHKEEGGEHTQAMKEEELISLIDDVLRDDDKNNDGFIDYAEFAKSLE; translated from the exons ATGGAACACCTGGAAGGTGTTATCGAGAAACCAGAGTCTGAGATGTCTCCACAAGAGTTGCAGCTCCATTACTTCAAAATGCATGATTATGATGGCAATAATTTGCTAGATGGGTTAGAACTTGCTACTGCTATCTCACATGTCCACAAAGAG gAAGGTGGTGAGCATACCCAAGCAATGAAGGAAGAAGAGCTGATTAGTCTAATAGATGATGTCTTGAGGGATGATGACAAGAACAATGACGGATTCATTGACTATGCAGAATTTGCAAAATCACTGGAATAA